A genome region from Jeotgalibacillus aurantiacus includes the following:
- a CDS encoding MinD/ParA family protein, translating to MDQAETLRRQMMKMSEKTGKAIAVVSGKGGVGKSNFSINFSSELANLGHKVLLMDMDIGMGNVHILLGQQSGKTILHFLEGDGSIEEVTHQVDQNFSYIAGGSGLNKMVEWKDIEITRLLDGFNELIRQYDYLIFDMGAGASANGLELIMAADEVFVITTGEPTSIMDAYSMMKFIHMKDASKDFSLLCNRVMDRAEGKLALERLETAAERFLGKKVRLLGSLPEDPSVRKAVNSQVPFTKMYPASPAAKTLKRLTTAYIENQQSDIHSVKPRFTERLSAFFRIK from the coding sequence ATGGATCAAGCTGAAACGCTGAGAAGACAGATGATGAAGATGAGTGAGAAGACGGGAAAAGCAATTGCTGTTGTAAGTGGAAAAGGAGGGGTTGGAAAATCCAATTTCTCCATTAACTTTTCTTCAGAGCTGGCGAATCTTGGGCATAAAGTGCTGCTGATGGATATGGATATAGGAATGGGGAACGTCCATATCCTGTTAGGGCAGCAGTCCGGAAAAACGATTCTTCATTTTCTTGAAGGGGATGGATCGATTGAAGAGGTCACACATCAGGTTGATCAAAATTTTTCCTATATTGCAGGCGGTTCAGGTTTGAACAAGATGGTGGAGTGGAAAGACATTGAAATAACCAGATTGCTTGATGGATTTAATGAGCTGATTCGTCAATACGATTATCTGATTTTTGATATGGGTGCCGGAGCATCTGCCAACGGGCTTGAATTAATCATGGCGGCTGATGAAGTATTCGTTATTACAACGGGAGAACCAACCTCCATCATGGACGCTTACTCTATGATGAAATTTATACATATGAAAGATGCATCAAAGGATTTCTCACTCTTATGCAATCGGGTGATGGATCGTGCGGAAGGTAAATTGGCACTTGAAAGACTGGAAACCGCTGCCGAAAGATTTCTGGGTAAAAAAGTCCGGCTGCTTGGCAGTCTTCCAGAAGATCCTTCTGTGAGAAAAGCTGTTAACAGTCAGGTGCCTTTTACTAAAATGTATCCGGCATCACCAGCTGCAAAAACGCTAAAGAGACTTACCACAGCTTATATTGAAAATCAACAATCTGATATTCATTCTGTGAAGCCGCGATTTACAGAGAGGCTTAGCGCATTTTTCAGAATAAAGTGA
- the pyrH gene encoding UMP kinase has protein sequence MSNSRYNRVVLKLSGEALAGEAGFGIHPPIIKSVAEQIKELSDLGVEVAVVVGGGNIWRGKIGSEMGMDRASADYMGMLATVMNSLALQDSLENLGVQTRVQTSIEMRQVAEPYIRRKAIRHLEKKRVVIFAAGTGNPYFSTDTTAALRAAEIEAEVILMAKNNVDGVYSADPKVEPAAVKYDELSFLDVLKDGLAVMDSTASSLCMDNDIPLIVFSIMENGNIKRAALGESIGTIVRGK, from the coding sequence ATGAGTAATTCAAGATACAATCGAGTGGTGTTAAAGCTTAGTGGAGAAGCACTGGCAGGTGAAGCGGGATTTGGCATTCACCCACCCATCATTAAATCAGTCGCTGAACAGATTAAGGAGCTATCTGATCTTGGGGTAGAAGTAGCGGTTGTAGTAGGTGGAGGAAATATCTGGCGTGGCAAGATTGGCAGTGAAATGGGCATGGACCGTGCATCTGCTGATTATATGGGCATGCTTGCGACGGTGATGAATTCATTGGCCCTGCAGGATAGCCTTGAAAACCTTGGCGTTCAGACACGCGTTCAAACATCAATTGAAATGCGTCAGGTGGCAGAACCTTATATTCGCAGAAAAGCCATTCGACATCTTGAGAAAAAGCGTGTTGTGATCTTCGCAGCAGGCACGGGGAATCCTTATTTCTCAACTGATACAACAGCGGCCCTCAGAGCAGCTGAAATTGAAGCAGAAGTGATTCTGATGGCAAAGAACAATGTTGACGGCGTTTATTCCGCTGACCCGAAAGTGGAGCCGGCAGCAGTTAAATATGATGAACTGTCATTTTTAGATGTATTAAAAGATGGTTTAGCGGTAATGGATTCAACCGCTTCGTCATTATGTATGGACAACGACATTCCACTCATAGTATTCTCGATTATGGAGAATGGAAATATTAAACGTGCTGCTCTTGGTGAATCCATCGGCACAATTGTTAGGGGGAAATAA
- a CDS encoding chemotaxis protein CheD, with translation MLKVGTVIKIGIADSGVAEPPDKIRTSGLGSCVGVILYDERSKKAGLLHVMLPDSALARSGEINPAKFADTGVSHLIKQMGLPATRLKAKIAGGAQMFQFSTQKDTMRIGPRNVEAVKAELKKLNIPVVSEDTGGSSGRTIEFDPVTYQLSVRTVNVGEKMI, from the coding sequence ATGCTTAAGGTTGGAACCGTCATAAAAATTGGCATTGCAGATTCGGGTGTAGCAGAGCCGCCGGATAAAATACGCACATCCGGACTCGGTTCATGTGTAGGTGTGATCCTATACGATGAACGCTCAAAAAAAGCGGGCTTGCTTCACGTTATGCTCCCTGATTCTGCTTTGGCAAGATCCGGAGAGATCAATCCTGCAAAGTTTGCTGACACGGGAGTCAGTCATCTGATTAAACAAATGGGACTTCCGGCAACCCGCCTAAAGGCAAAGATTGCCGGAGGTGCTCAGATGTTTCAGTTTTCCACTCAGAAAGATACGATGAGAATCGGGCCGAGGAATGTTGAAGCTGTAAAAGCTGAATTGAAAAAGTTGAATATCCCAGTAGTCAGTGAAGACACAGGGGGCAGCAGTGGACGTACGATTGAGTTTGACCCTGTCACATACCAGCTGTCTGTTCGTACTGTCAATGTAGGGGAAAAAATGATCTGA
- the rpsB gene encoding 30S ribosomal protein S2 encodes MSVISMKQLLEAGVHFGHQTRRWNPKMKKYIFTERNGIYIIDLQKTVKKVEEAYKFVKEVSANGGEVLFVGTKKQAQESVKEEAERAGQHFINQRWLGGTLTNFDTIQLRINRLKKIEKMEEDGTFDVLPKKEVVQLKKEYERLVKFLGGIRDMKKLPDALFIIDPRKERIAVAEARKLNIPIVGIVDTNCDPDEIDYVIPANDDAIRAVKLLTSKMADAILESKQVEEEEEEAVAAE; translated from the coding sequence ATGTCAGTTATTTCAATGAAACAATTGCTTGAAGCAGGTGTTCACTTCGGACACCAGACTCGTCGCTGGAACCCAAAAATGAAGAAGTATATCTTCACAGAGCGTAACGGAATCTACATTATTGACCTTCAAAAGACGGTTAAGAAAGTAGAAGAAGCTTACAAGTTCGTGAAAGAAGTATCTGCTAACGGCGGAGAAGTTCTTTTCGTAGGAACGAAGAAGCAGGCTCAGGAGTCAGTGAAAGAAGAAGCAGAACGTGCAGGTCAGCACTTCATTAACCAGCGCTGGTTAGGTGGAACGCTTACTAACTTCGACACAATCCAGCTTCGTATTAACCGTCTTAAGAAAATCGAAAAGATGGAAGAAGATGGTACATTCGATGTACTTCCAAAGAAAGAAGTCGTTCAGCTTAAGAAAGAATATGAGCGTCTTGTAAAATTCCTTGGCGGAATCAGAGATATGAAGAAGCTTCCTGATGCACTATTCATCATCGACCCACGTAAAGAGCGCATCGCGGTTGCGGAAGCACGTAAACTGAACATTCCAATCGTAGGTATTGTTGATACAAACTGTGATCCGGATGAAATCGACTACGTAATCCCTGCAAACGATGATGCAATCCGTGCAGTAAAACTTCTTACTTCTAAAATGGCTGATGCGATTCTTGAATCAAAGCAGGTTGAAGAAGAGGAAGAAGAAGCAGTAGCTGCTGAGTAA
- a CDS encoding chemotaxis protein CheW: protein MTVLVNDLKVIVFQLLNKEYAVPVQNVQSIEKVMHITRVPGVPSHVKGVVNLRGVVTPIIDLRTRFGIEAGSFDEHTRIIIVTLDGREVGLIVDSANDVLDIPETSIEPQPNVVGSIEADFISGVAKIDRRLLILLQLDKVLENVS from the coding sequence ATGACTGTTTTGGTAAACGATTTAAAGGTGATTGTTTTTCAACTTTTGAATAAAGAATATGCCGTTCCGGTTCAAAATGTACAGTCTATTGAAAAAGTCATGCACATTACCCGGGTACCAGGCGTTCCCTCTCACGTCAAAGGCGTCGTAAATCTGAGAGGAGTCGTTACACCTATTATCGATCTCAGAACGAGATTTGGTATTGAAGCAGGATCTTTTGATGAACATACACGTATTATTATTGTTACACTTGATGGTCGGGAAGTTGGATTAATCGTTGACTCAGCCAACGATGTACTTGATATTCCTGAAACGTCCATTGAACCGCAGCCAAATGTGGTGGGAAGTATTGAAGCAGATTTCATCAGCGGTGTTGCTAAAATTGACCGCAGATTGTTAATTCTTCTTCAGCTCGATAAAGTACTGGAGAATGTCTCATGA
- a CDS encoding chemotaxis protein CheC: protein MSYEDTITSYHLDILREIGNIGAGHAATALSTLLGNKVDMSVPHVKVVSFDEMMEMAGGPENVVVSVFLRIEGEMTGSMFFILSIEQASGFIRTMIKDDSFDFEQIAESEMGLSALQEMGNILSGSYLSSLSDFTNLNLYPTVPAIAVDMAGAIISYGLVEVSQAGDKAIVIDTELANEGKKTEGANGQFFLLPDPDSFRTLFHALGVE from the coding sequence ATGAGTTATGAGGACACCATCACAAGCTATCATCTCGATATATTGAGGGAGATTGGGAATATTGGTGCAGGTCATGCTGCAACGGCTCTTTCCACTTTGCTTGGCAATAAAGTGGATATGTCTGTGCCCCATGTGAAGGTCGTTTCCTTTGATGAGATGATGGAGATGGCAGGCGGACCCGAGAACGTTGTAGTCAGCGTCTTTCTCCGGATTGAAGGCGAAATGACCGGGAGTATGTTCTTCATTTTATCGATTGAACAGGCTTCAGGGTTTATACGCACGATGATCAAGGATGACAGCTTCGATTTTGAACAGATCGCAGAATCAGAAATGGGGCTTTCTGCCCTTCAGGAGATGGGAAATATTCTTTCAGGTTCCTATTTATCCTCCTTGTCTGATTTTACGAATCTTAATTTATATCCAACGGTTCCTGCCATCGCAGTTGATATGGCGGGTGCCATTATCAGCTATGGTCTTGTAGAAGTATCACAGGCAGGTGATAAAGCCATCGTGATTGATACTGAACTTGCGAACGAGGGGAAAAAGACTGAAGGTGCAAACGGCCAGTTTTTTTTACTGCCTGATCCGGATTCGTTCCGGACCCTTTTTCATGCATTAGGAGTCGAATAA
- a CDS encoding protein-glutamate methylesterase/protein-glutamine glutaminase translates to MVREEIIKVLVVDDSAFMRKLIQEFLSEDPSIAVVGTARNGQDAIAKIRLLKPHVVTMDVEMPVMSGLEALKIIMKDHPLPVIMLSSTTVQGAENAFLAMDYGAVDFIAKPSGTISLDLHKVKKELVEKVIHASSAKISMMKHVKKKKPENKIYTEKVTVDADSKYVGARAPKNSLVLIGTSTGGPRALQEVLSALPKQLKAPVVVVQHMPPGFTKSLAARLNQLSELTIKEAEQGDVLKNGHVYIAPGDYHMTLSQSSTEITIRLDQSPPRNGHRPSVDVLFESAAQLNIKKIAVIMTGMGADGSKGLVHLHHHHDVTSIAESKETCVVYGMPKAAAATGFISYVDPLPQIAGRIAKLAEG, encoded by the coding sequence ATGGTAAGGGAAGAAATAATAAAAGTACTCGTTGTAGACGATTCAGCTTTTATGCGCAAACTGATTCAGGAGTTTCTGTCAGAGGACCCTTCAATTGCGGTTGTCGGGACAGCTAGAAATGGTCAGGATGCCATCGCAAAAATCCGCCTTCTAAAACCGCATGTCGTCACGATGGATGTTGAAATGCCGGTTATGAGCGGACTTGAAGCATTAAAAATCATAATGAAAGATCATCCACTGCCGGTGATAATGCTTTCAAGCACGACGGTTCAAGGTGCTGAGAACGCATTTTTAGCCATGGACTACGGGGCAGTGGATTTTATTGCAAAACCTTCTGGTACTATATCACTAGATTTACATAAGGTGAAAAAAGAACTCGTGGAAAAAGTGATACATGCTTCGAGTGCGAAAATTTCTATGATGAAACATGTTAAAAAGAAAAAGCCTGAAAATAAAATATACACTGAAAAAGTCACGGTTGATGCCGATAGTAAATATGTAGGTGCGCGCGCTCCTAAAAACTCCCTTGTTCTAATCGGGACATCCACTGGAGGACCAAGAGCGCTTCAGGAAGTCTTATCAGCTCTTCCTAAACAGTTAAAGGCACCAGTTGTCGTTGTACAGCACATGCCGCCGGGATTTACAAAATCTCTGGCCGCAAGGCTTAATCAGTTATCTGAACTGACCATCAAGGAAGCTGAGCAGGGAGACGTATTAAAAAACGGTCATGTGTATATTGCGCCAGGCGATTATCATATGACACTGAGTCAGTCTTCAACGGAAATTACCATTAGGCTGGATCAGAGTCCCCCAAGAAACGGACACCGTCCATCCGTTGATGTATTGTTTGAATCTGCTGCGCAGTTAAACATAAAAAAAATTGCCGTGATTATGACTGGGATGGGTGCAGATGGGTCTAAAGGTCTGGTACACTTACATCATCATCATGATGTGACCTCTATAGCAGAGTCAAAAGAAACATGTGTTGTTTATGGAATGCCAAAGGCAGCTGCAGCAACCGGCTTCATCAGCTATGTTGATCCATTGCCACAAATTGCAGGAAGAATCGCAAAACTTGCGGAAGGGTGA
- a CDS encoding DUF6115 domain-containing protein yields MILFLLILSLLFNIAAFLSIYLLFMRQNRLIDKEIQHERALNEIEQTFTAYLLEIKEENDVFLKQFETLQSKQAVKAAAQPAKAVKQTEQEVSGSLISKTAKKMAVSSYQSSRPQETLPSEKTPAEQAVLLKQQGLSIADIAKKLNKGKTEVELMIKFSQNAK; encoded by the coding sequence ATGATTTTATTTTTACTCATTCTATCGTTACTATTTAATATTGCTGCATTTTTATCGATCTACCTGCTGTTTATGAGGCAGAACCGGCTCATAGACAAGGAAATACAGCATGAAAGGGCATTAAATGAAATTGAACAGACTTTTACTGCCTATCTGCTTGAGATAAAAGAAGAAAATGACGTGTTCCTCAAACAGTTTGAAACACTACAATCAAAGCAGGCTGTAAAGGCAGCTGCTCAGCCTGCCAAAGCCGTAAAGCAGACTGAGCAGGAAGTGTCAGGGTCACTCATTAGTAAAACGGCAAAAAAAATGGCGGTGTCCTCTTATCAATCATCCCGGCCGCAGGAAACGCTGCCTTCTGAAAAGACACCTGCTGAACAGGCCGTTTTGCTTAAACAGCAGGGTCTGAGCATCGCTGACATTGCCAAAAAGCTGAATAAAGGAAAAACGGAAGTAGAACTGATGATTAAGTTCAGTCAAAACGCAAAATAA
- a CDS encoding FliA/WhiG family RNA polymerase sigma factor, protein MSQAATDLEKHYWQMWTASRDAYAGDMLVQRYMPLVQYHVQRISAGLPKNVSRDDIKSLGLMGLLDALQKFDPARDLKFDTYASFRIRGAIIDGLRKEDWMPRSAREKAKKVESVIEELEQKSLRHVEPDEVAAALDVPVEEVYQITQEHLFANVLSMDEHATEEDGETAAFTIKDRNSVLPEEQLVKNELIEDLAQKIGQLNEKEQLVISLFYTEELTLTEIGEVMNLSTSRISQIHSKCLFKLRKLLVAEYQS, encoded by the coding sequence ATGAGTCAGGCAGCGACAGACCTTGAAAAACATTATTGGCAGATGTGGACAGCCTCCAGAGATGCATATGCAGGTGATATGCTCGTTCAGCGATACATGCCATTGGTGCAATATCATGTACAGCGTATCAGTGCTGGTCTTCCGAAAAATGTTTCACGTGATGACATCAAAAGCCTGGGCTTGATGGGACTGCTGGATGCCCTTCAAAAATTTGATCCGGCTAGAGATCTGAAATTCGATACGTATGCTTCCTTCAGAATCCGCGGTGCCATCATTGACGGATTGCGAAAAGAGGATTGGATGCCAAGGTCCGCACGGGAAAAAGCCAAAAAAGTAGAATCAGTGATTGAAGAGCTGGAGCAGAAATCACTTCGTCATGTGGAACCGGATGAAGTGGCTGCAGCACTGGACGTTCCGGTTGAAGAGGTTTATCAGATCACGCAGGAGCATTTGTTTGCCAACGTTCTCTCGATGGACGAGCATGCCACGGAAGAAGACGGTGAAACAGCTGCTTTTACGATTAAGGATCGTAATTCGGTGCTGCCAGAAGAGCAGCTCGTGAAAAATGAGCTGATTGAAGATCTGGCACAAAAGATTGGTCAGCTGAATGAAAAGGAACAGCTGGTCATCAGTCTGTTCTACACAGAAGAGCTTACCCTCACCGAAATTGGAGAGGTCATGAATTTATCAACATCACGGATTTCCCAGATTCATTCAAAATGTCTGTTTAAACTGAGAAAGCTCCTCGTTGCAGAATACCAATCCTGA
- the tsf gene encoding translation elongation factor Ts produces the protein MAITAQMVKELREKTGAGMMDCKKALQETNGDMDQAVDFLREKGIAKAAKKADRIAAEGLTFIKSNGNDAVILELNSETDFVAKNEGFQSLGNEIADHLLATKPETTEAALETTMSNGSTVADYITAAVGKIGEKISLRRFAIRTKGENAAFGEYLHMGGRIGVLSVVEGTTEEQVAKDVAMHAAALNPKYVSRDQVSQEEADKEREILTKQALEEGKPENIVAKMVEGRLNKYFEEICIVDQPFVKNPDQKVRDFLASNSAQLTDFVRYEVGEGIEKRQDNFADEVMSQVKK, from the coding sequence ATGGCTATTACAGCACAAATGGTTAAAGAACTACGCGAAAAAACAGGCGCAGGTATGATGGACTGCAAAAAAGCACTTCAGGAAACAAATGGTGACATGGACCAGGCAGTAGACTTCCTTCGTGAAAAAGGAATCGCTAAAGCTGCTAAGAAAGCAGACCGTATCGCTGCTGAAGGTCTAACTTTTATCAAGAGTAACGGTAATGACGCAGTTATTCTTGAGCTTAACTCTGAAACAGACTTCGTTGCGAAAAATGAAGGATTCCAGTCTCTTGGAAACGAGATCGCTGATCACCTTCTAGCTACAAAGCCTGAAACGACAGAAGCTGCTCTTGAAACAACAATGTCAAATGGATCAACTGTAGCTGATTACATTACTGCTGCTGTTGGTAAAATTGGTGAAAAGATCAGCCTTCGCCGCTTTGCAATCCGCACTAAAGGCGAGAACGCAGCATTTGGTGAATACCTGCACATGGGTGGACGTATCGGCGTTCTTTCTGTTGTGGAAGGTACAACTGAAGAGCAGGTAGCAAAAGATGTAGCGATGCATGCTGCTGCCCTTAATCCAAAATATGTTTCACGTGACCAGGTTTCTCAGGAAGAAGCTGATAAAGAGCGTGAAATCCTTACAAAACAGGCACTTGAAGAAGGCAAGCCGGAAAATATCGTTGCTAAAATGGTTGAAGGCCGTCTGAACAAGTACTTCGAAGAAATCTGTATCGTTGATCAGCCATTCGTTAAGAATCCTGACCAGAAGGTACGTGATTTCCTTGCTTCAAATAGTGCACAGCTTACGGATTTCGTTCGCTATGAAGTTGGAGAAGGAATTGAAAAGCGCCAGGACAACTTCGCTGACGAAGTAATGAGCCAGGTTAAAAAGTAA
- the frr gene encoding ribosome recycling factor, translated as MAQETINQTKEKMTKAIQAFSRELASIRAGRASASLLDKITVDYYGAPTPINQMASISVPEARLLQITPYDKTSLGDIEKAIQKSDLGLNPANDGTLIRIMIPALTEERRKELAKTVKKEAEDAKVAVRNIRRDANDDLKKQEKAGDITEDDLRGYSDDVQKMTDEHIVKIDDLAKAKEQEIMEV; from the coding sequence ATGGCACAGGAAACAATTAATCAGACAAAAGAGAAAATGACAAAAGCAATTCAGGCTTTTTCACGTGAATTGGCTTCGATTCGTGCAGGCCGCGCGAGCGCTTCGCTTTTAGACAAGATTACGGTTGATTATTATGGAGCACCTACACCGATTAACCAGATGGCATCAATTTCTGTACCTGAAGCCCGACTTCTTCAGATTACACCTTATGATAAGACTTCATTAGGAGATATTGAAAAAGCGATTCAGAAGTCAGATCTTGGCCTGAACCCGGCTAATGATGGTACTTTAATCCGTATTATGATTCCTGCTCTGACTGAAGAGCGCCGTAAGGAACTGGCAAAAACGGTTAAAAAAGAAGCGGAGGATGCGAAAGTAGCGGTGCGAAATATCCGCCGTGATGCAAACGACGACCTTAAAAAGCAGGAAAAAGCGGGAGACATCACAGAAGATGATCTGCGCGGATACAGCGATGATGTTCAGAAAATGACTGATGAGCATATCGTGAAAATTGATGACCTGGCGAAAGCGAAAGAACAGGAAATCATGGAGGTTTAA
- a CDS encoding chemotaxis protein CheA, producing MEMSQYLEVFIEESKDHLQNCNTQLLELEKNPEDLGIVNEIFRSAHTLKGMSATMGYEDLANLTHNLENVLDGIRNEKLTVSTNMMDVLFAAVDDLEEMITSIAGGGDGKKNVESTISRLAAIEKGEVLTEDNTANAVAVKSEVSYDQFEQTVLHQSLEQGYQAYELTVALRDDCLLKAARVYMVFEVLEKVAEVVKSSPTVDQLEEENFDQHFTVTIVTKEDAAFVEKSVLKVSEVEQAVATKLDLAGFQAEAEAAVTILEVDVPSADAEIKLSNQPAVEKDIPKNQVANKTIRVNIDRLAVLMNLFEELVIDRGRLEQISKELNHGELNETVERMSRISGDLQSIILTMRMVPVETVFNRFPRMIRQLARDLNKQINLEISGQDTELDRTVIDEIGDPLVHLLRNAIDHGIESPAERAAKGKPETGTIDLRAYHSGNHVFIEIQDDGAGISKEKVLDKALSKGIVTEEQVQTMTDSQIYELIMASGFSTAETISDISGRGVGLDVVKTTIESLGGTITIHSTPGEGSIFSVQLPLTLSIISVMLTEIENEKFAIPLSSIIETAIVKNEEILHAHNQRVIDFRGKVVPLVFLNEVFDVNKEAEEDIHSVIIVRKGEKLAGLVVDSFIGQQEVVLKTLGDYLGDIFAISGATILGDGQVALIVDCNALIQ from the coding sequence ATGGAAATGAGTCAGTATCTGGAAGTATTCATTGAAGAAAGCAAAGATCATTTGCAGAACTGTAATACACAATTACTTGAGCTTGAAAAAAATCCGGAGGACCTTGGTATCGTTAATGAGATTTTCCGGTCAGCCCATACTCTAAAGGGAATGTCTGCAACAATGGGGTATGAAGATCTCGCCAACCTGACACATAACCTTGAAAATGTGCTGGACGGGATCCGCAATGAGAAATTGACTGTTAGTACAAACATGATGGATGTTCTTTTTGCAGCGGTTGATGATCTTGAAGAAATGATTACATCCATCGCTGGTGGCGGAGATGGCAAAAAGAACGTAGAATCGACGATCAGCAGACTCGCAGCCATTGAAAAAGGAGAAGTATTAACCGAAGATAACACGGCAAATGCTGTAGCGGTAAAGTCGGAGGTTTCATATGACCAATTTGAGCAGACTGTTCTTCATCAGTCTCTTGAGCAGGGCTATCAGGCTTATGAACTGACAGTGGCACTTCGGGATGACTGTCTGCTGAAAGCCGCACGTGTATATATGGTATTTGAAGTGCTTGAAAAAGTTGCTGAGGTCGTAAAATCCTCTCCAACTGTTGACCAGCTTGAAGAGGAAAATTTTGATCAGCATTTTACCGTTACGATCGTAACAAAAGAAGATGCTGCTTTCGTGGAGAAAAGCGTATTGAAAGTGTCAGAAGTTGAACAGGCTGTTGCTACAAAGCTTGATCTTGCAGGGTTCCAGGCAGAGGCCGAAGCTGCTGTAACGATTTTGGAAGTGGATGTGCCGTCAGCTGATGCTGAAATTAAGCTGTCGAATCAGCCAGCGGTCGAAAAGGATATTCCGAAAAATCAGGTAGCAAACAAAACAATTCGTGTAAATATCGACAGACTTGCCGTTCTGATGAATCTGTTTGAGGAGCTTGTGATTGACAGAGGGAGACTGGAACAGATTTCTAAAGAGTTGAATCATGGTGAGCTGAATGAAACGGTAGAAAGAATGTCCCGAATCTCCGGTGACCTTCAATCTATTATTCTGACGATGAGAATGGTACCGGTTGAAACAGTATTTAACCGCTTCCCGAGAATGATTCGTCAGCTTGCACGGGATTTGAATAAACAGATTAATCTTGAGATTAGTGGTCAGGATACAGAGCTTGACCGGACTGTTATTGATGAAATCGGCGATCCTCTCGTCCATCTGCTCAGAAATGCAATCGATCACGGCATTGAAAGCCCGGCAGAACGTGCAGCAAAAGGTAAACCGGAAACAGGTACGATTGATCTTAGGGCTTATCACAGTGGGAACCATGTCTTTATTGAAATTCAGGATGATGGTGCAGGAATCAGCAAGGAAAAAGTTCTTGATAAAGCGCTGTCAAAAGGAATTGTAACTGAAGAACAGGTTCAAACCATGACAGACAGCCAGATTTACGAGCTCATTATGGCATCAGGATTCTCAACAGCTGAGACAATTTCTGATATTTCCGGAAGAGGCGTCGGGCTGGATGTTGTGAAGACAACAATTGAATCTCTTGGCGGGACCATTACGATTCATTCCACACCGGGAGAAGGGTCTATTTTCTCCGTTCAGCTTCCGTTGACGCTTTCGATTATCTCAGTCATGCTGACAGAGATTGAAAATGAGAAGTTTGCGATCCCGTTGTCCTCTATTATTGAGACAGCAATCGTTAAAAATGAAGAAATCCTTCATGCCCATAATCAGCGTGTGATTGATTTCCGCGGGAAAGTCGTTCCGCTTGTTTTCCTGAATGAAGTGTTTGACGTTAATAAGGAAGCGGAAGAAGACATTCATTCGGTTATTATCGTCCGAAAGGGAGAAAAGCTTGCGGGACTCGTTGTTGATTCATTTATTGGGCAGCAGGAAGTCGTGCTGAAAACCCTGGGTGACTATCTTGGTGATATATTTGCTATCTCCGGAGCTACTATTCTTGGTGACGGTCAGGTCGCGTTAATCGTAGATTGCAACGCATTAATTCAATAA